Below is a window of Picosynechococcus sp. PCC 7002 DNA.
GCATAAGCAAAATTTCTGGTCACTATCACCTGGCAACACACAACAATCAATCAACAGGTAACTGACCCATGACTACTTTCACTTTCTCTCGTCCCCAATCCCTCAAACTTGCTACCGCTGGTGCTTTCCTCGCTCTCGGTGTCCTAAGTATCGCTCAACCTGCTAAAGCCGATAATGTTTCTAGCAGCACAATGATTTCTAATCAAACCAGTGCCGCCGTCGGTGTGGGGAACTCCACTTCTAACACCATGGGCCAATCAAATTTCCAAAATCAGAGCGGCTTCTTTAGTGGTGGTAACAACGGCGCCCAGTCTACAATTGTCGGTTCCCAAACTGCCGTGGCTGATGGCTTTTTCAACAACGTCAACAACAACCTCGGTCAATCCAGCACCCAACTCCAATCCGACGCCTTTGGGTTCGGCAATAATGCCAGTGTCGCCCAGGTGGGTGCCAGCCAAACAGGCGCGGGGATTGGTTTCGGCAACAGCGTCAACAACAGCAGCTTCCAGAACAGCTTCCAAAACCAAAGCTCTATTTTTTCTTTCTAAGACCAACACCAGGGCAGTGGTTTAACCCAACTCTCCGTTCACAACTGCCCTGTTTTCCCCTGTTCCCTTCACCGAGGCCAAATCAATGAAAATTCTCTTTGCTGGTTCCCCCTTCTGGATTATCTTTACCCCTTCCTTACTTGTACCCGTGACTTCTATCGGGATGCCCGTCCAGGCCGCCTGTGTGATGACCGATGTGTCCCTCCAAGTGGCAATCCACGGTTCTCCAACTCCCGCTAACCAAAGTAACCAAGTCTTTATGGGTACGGGCAACCAACCCTGCTGGGGCAATACCACGACCAACACGAGCAGCCAGCTTTATGTCGGCTCTGGTAACGCCACCCAACAACGCACCAGTAGTCACTTTGTTGATGGCAATGGCGCGAGTCCCCTGGCTCCCTACGGCATCCAAAGTCCGACCATTGGCACCCAAATTAGTGTTCCCATTGATATCTATAGTCCCGCCCATGATCCAAATTTCATGGAGTCCCTGGGATTACCCCTCAGCCCTTAAATCGACCACTTACTTTTTACTCGCCCCCGGAGAAACCAACCATGTTTAACACAACTCACAAGCTCGCTGTTTTTGGTTTAACAATGTTACTGCCCCTTAGTTTTGTCCCTGGGGCGATCGCCGACGACTATCAACCCTGGCTAAGCGTAGAAGAGGCCAAAGAATTCTGTAATACCCAGGAAATGGAAGACATGACCCAGGTGAACAGTTTCCACAACGAGGCCACAGTGACCGATAGCACCAGCACCCCGGACAGTACCACAACCCAGCATATCGATGCCCAAAATACTGGTTGGGGCATGCAAACCATCGGTTCCATGAGTGCCAAGGATTGCTCTGCCGTTATCCAAGCAGAAGCCCACCGTTACGCCACCTACCAACAGCTAGAAAACGTGCGCTATGTGAATGACTCTAATTTGCGCCAAGGTCTTTTGGGGAATATGTTGGCTTGGTAACCGGTTGTTAAGAAAAAGCTCAATTAAGATGTATAGCGACAGGATAATGATACTTACAAAAACACCGCTATGCATTTTTGCTTGAATGGGGAACCCAAGGGGAGATCATGAGTTATCCGAAGCAGTACTGGCATCTATACCGCATCAGTCTCCAGCATCGCCAAGGATACCACTGGACACCGCTCCCGACCGCCCAAACTTGGTTAGAGACCACAACTTTTTCGGCTAACACTTTACCAGAGCAGCTCCTCCAGGTCTTTCAAGGCAACCAAGGGGAACCATATTATCAGGCATTAGCAGGGCTATGTTTACGGTGTTACGTCTCCCAACCGATTCTCCAAAGTTGCCAACGCCTCGCGAGTTTATTTAGTGCCCAACAGAATTTTTCTTACCAAGACCTTTTGCCTCTGGTGCTCCACGACGACGGCCAGAGGTTAATTTTGATCGACGAGGCCACGGACAGCAATCAAGTCCAACTCAACGAAGCGGCCCAACTTAGCCCCTGTCAGTTTCAGATTTTTGCGGTGGAAATTCTCCGCTCCTATGGGGCTCAACGGGAAAATAAACTCAGTTTGAAAAATTGGGCTTTTTTGAAAACGAAACAACATCCAGAGATTCGGGCTTTTTTAGCGGAATTTGGGTTTCAGCACCTCACGGATTGGGCCTTGTTAAACCGCGCCCGCAAAAGTCAGTTTGAGCAGTTAGTGCCTGCGGATCAATGTCTGCTGAAGGCTTTCCATGGGGTGTATCGTCGCGATCGCCGCCAACAGACGAAACAACGCACCAAATGCCAGACTCCCACGGAAGCACAACTTTTGGAAATGGATGCCTACTGCGTTGACCAGGGTTATCCGAGCCGCGCCCCGAAGTTACTCCTGGGGGATTTGCATCGCCTCGCGGAACAGTTGCGGCAGTATGATATTTGGCGATCGCGGGAAAGTTTAGAAACCTACGACGCCGACAGTGGTGACTATGCCCCCAGGCGGGATCTTCCCCACGAAAGCCTCGATGAAGGGAACCTCGAACAACGGGAGCTGATCCAATTTTTGCATAACCAATTGGCGATCGCCTTTGACGAGAGCCTCCAGGACAACCTCAAACAAAAACAACAAAAACTCGCCAAGAGCAAACGCTACAAACCTTTTGCTGATCGATACTTGCAAGGTCTTTTTCTCTATTACATCGAGGCCCAATCCCTCGCCGAAATTGCCCCCCAACTGGGCATGAGTAGCTGGGATCAAGCCCGCCGCATCCTCAATCCTGGGGATCTGCTGAATCAAGTGCGCCGCCAAACCACGGAAAAATTGCTCGCAAAACTCCTCGATCTCGCCCACCAAAAAGGACTGACTGGCCCAGAACCCGACCCAAACTACCTAAGTTCCCTTTGCCAGCAACTAGAACAATTTGTAGACCAAGAACTGTTTACGGAGGCCGCCGCTGAAATCCGCAGTGGCAAGAACCGTCGCTTTGACAGTGCCTACGCCCAAAAACTAAAGCATTACTTAACGAATGCCACCCCAAACTAACCCCTAATCTTGCTTGACGCCGAGGAGCCCCAAAATGTTCACCCAATCTGAATTCCGCCTACTGATCCCCGAAGAAATTACCCTCAGCGAGCTTGACTATGCCCTCGTCCAAACCTGGCCTGCTGGAAATTTGCCAGAAGCTGACCAGTGGCAAGCCTATCTAAACGGGCTGGGGTTAGTGGCCTTTGAAAATTGGCTTGGCGATCGCCTCCCAGAAAAACGTCGCCAGCGGGATCTCACTTATCTGTCCCAAGTGGCCTATGTGACCATAGGGGATTTTAAAGTTTGTCTCCTGGCTCAAAGCGATTACCTCGACGAACAGGTACTCTGGCCCCAGGAATATCTTGAACAACCGGAACTCGCCGCCCATTTCTACGGCATTGTCGAAGTAGATGAAGAAGCAGAAACCGTCATTTTACGAGGAATTAGTCGGGGCGATCGCCTCCAAACTGCCCCCAAACGGGATGGCCATTATTGCCTCAGCCTCGATCACTTTGATGCCGAACTGAACCATTTCCTCGCCGACTGCCGTTACCTTTCCCCGGCCGCTATTCCCCTCCCTGTGAATGTCTTCGCGGAACTGAAAGCCCAAGTCACCGAAACCGCTACCAAACTCGGCAACTGGTTTAATAATGTCCTCGACCAAGGTTGGCAGGCCCTCGATCAGTTGATGCTGCCTGAAGCCCAGCTCGCCTTTGCCACCCGTAACCTCAGCGAAGATATCCAAGCCGGAAAGCTTCTCGATCTTGGTTTGAGCCTGGGCAATGAACAGGTGGTTCTCCTCGTCACCCTTGCCCCCACCGACGAAGACGATAAAGTTCGCATCCAGGCGCGACTCCTCCCCTTTGAGGCAGAGTATCTCCCGGCAAATCTCAGTATTTCCCTCAAGTCAAAATCCGGCAAGGTGCTGCAAACGATCACCAGTCGCCAACAGGACAGCTACATTCAACTCAAACCCTTCAAG
It encodes the following:
- a CDS encoding DUF1822 family protein, which encodes MFTQSEFRLLIPEEITLSELDYALVQTWPAGNLPEADQWQAYLNGLGLVAFENWLGDRLPEKRRQRDLTYLSQVAYVTIGDFKVCLLAQSDYLDEQVLWPQEYLEQPELAAHFYGIVEVDEEAETVILRGISRGDRLQTAPKRDGHYCLSLDHFDAELNHFLADCRYLSPAAIPLPVNVFAELKAQVTETATKLGNWFNNVLDQGWQALDQLMLPEAQLAFATRNLSEDIQAGKLLDLGLSLGNEQVVLLVTLAPTDEDDKVRIQARLLPFEAEYLPANLSISLKSKSGKVLQTITSRQQDSYIQLKPFKGVPGKVFQVEVSGDGCTVNETFEI